The Pseudofrankia sp. DC12 region GTTCAGCGCCCCGCCGCCGGGGGCCGTGGTCGTCCACGACATCCCGCTGCTGGTCGAGGCGGGGATGGCCAAGGGCTACGACGTCGTGGTCGTCGTCGAGGCGCCCCGCGAGCTGCGGCTGGAGCGGCTGGCGGGCCGCGGCCTCCCCCGTGACCAGGCCGAGGCCCGGATGGCCAACCAGGCCTCCGACGAGGACCGCCGTGCCGTCGCCGACGTCCTGCTCGACAACTCGGGGACGCTCGCCGACCTGCACGCCCAGGTGGACGCGCTCTGGCTGGACCTCGTCGCGCGCCGGGACGCCGCCGGCTAGGACCACCCGCCACCTGCGCCGGGCCGGCCGCTACCGCCGAGCCGATGAGTCGCGCCATCCTGGGGCGTCTCACAGACGTGGACATGCCACTGGTGCGGGCGGAGCGACGCCGTGGCCGCCCTCGACGGCCCCGGGCCAGCGACCTTCGGGCGGCCGCCGTCGCCCGGGTCTCCGGCCGGGCCGCGAGGGCCGAGCGCTGACGGACGACGTGCGGGAGCTGTCCTACCTGGGCACCCGCCTCCCGCCGAACCTGCGGCTGCGCACGGTCGTCGTGGCGGCCGGGGACTCCGTCGCGTTCCGGCGGGCCGACTGGGTCGACACGCTCGTCGTCGTGGAGCGTGGCGAGCTCGACGTCGTATGCCAGGACGGCACCCAGGCCACCTTCCGGGCCGGCGCGGTTCTCGTGCTCGACCTGCCGGAGCCGCGGTGGCTGCGCAACCCGGGGGACGGTCCGCTCGTGCTGTCCGCGCTGTCACGCCGCCAGCCGCCGGGCTGAGCCAGGCCGGCCGCCGGCCGATGACGGCCCGAAACGGCCGTGGCGGCTTTCCGGATGTCCGCTCTCCGACCGCGACACAACTGGACAACGCATGGCCGACACGGAAAGGTCGGTCACGTTGCGCATCAGCCCTCCGGGCCGGTGTCCGGTCGCACCGACCTGGCCGGACCAGGCCCACAACGCCGCCTCAGGCCGC contains the following coding sequences:
- the coaE gene encoding dephospho-CoA kinase, coding for MGLTGGIGSGKSAVSSRLAEHGAIVIDADNLARAVVAPGTPGLAAVAAAFGPGILRPDGSLDREQLGTVVFADPAARRRLEGITHPLIRDETARQFSAPPPGAVVVHDIPLLVEAGMAKGYDVVVVVEAPRELRLERLAGRGLPRDQAEARMANQASDEDRRAVADVLLDNSGTLADLHAQVDALWLDLVARRDAAG